The Sulfitobacter sp. SK011 genome contains the following window.
CCGCGGCCTATGCTGAGGGCGGCGCAACCTGTCTGTCCGTTCTGACGGACACCCCCAGTTTCCAAGGATCCAAAGACTATCTTGCCGAGGCCCGCGCCGCCTGCACACTTCCCGTACTGCGCAAGGATTTCATGTATGACACCTATCAGGTGGCCGAAGCACGCGCGCTGGGGGCCGATTGCATTTTGATCATCATGGCGTCGGTGTCTGATGCCCAGGCGGCTGAACTGGAAGAGGCCGCGACGGAATGGGGCATGGACGCGCTGATCGAAGTGCACGACGCGGCCGAACTGGAGCGCGCAAGCAAACTTGAGAGCCGCCTTATCGGGATCAATAACCGAAACCTCAAGACCTTCGAAACCACGCTGGATACCACCCGCACCCTGTCAAAAAAGGTGCCTGCCGACCGCATGATCGTGTCGGAATCAGGGCTGAGCACACCCGAAGATCTGGCAAATCTGGCGATGTACGGTGCCCGGATATTCCTGATCGGC
Protein-coding sequences here:
- the trpC gene encoding indole-3-glycerol phosphate synthase TrpC, whose amino-acid sequence is MTDTILDKIKAYKLEEIAADKAAKPLEAVISEANAAPPVRPFADALHDASREGYGLIAEIKKASPSKGLIRADFDPATLAAAYAEGGATCLSVLTDTPSFQGSKDYLAEARAACTLPVLRKDFMYDTYQVAEARALGADCILIIMASVSDAQAAELEEAATEWGMDALIEVHDAAELERASKLESRLIGINNRNLKTFETTLDTTRTLSKKVPADRMIVSESGLSTPEDLANLAMYGARIFLIGESLMRQSDVELATRDLLANPLTAGGM